A genomic stretch from Arachis stenosperma cultivar V10309 chromosome 3, arast.V10309.gnm1.PFL2, whole genome shotgun sequence includes:
- the LOC130965737 gene encoding phytohormone-binding protein CSBP-like, producing the protein MVKEFITQAEVGVGLETLWTALAKDFPTIVPKALPDIVKDVQLIEGNGGIGTILIFNFLPDARSVTHYQREKITEFDEVNHEIGLQVIEGGYLNQGLTYYKTTFQLSSIEDHRTLVNVKISYDHESSSEVEESVKTSKTSQSTLFFLKSLEKYLLNEA; encoded by the exons ATGGTAAAGGAATTCATTACACAAGCAGAGGTTGGTGTAGGGTTAGAAACCCTGTGGACAGCTTTGGCAAAGGATTTTCCAACCATAGTTCCGAAAGCTCTTCCAGATATTGTGAAAGATGTGCAGCTGATCGAAGGCAATGGAGGAATTGGAACAATcctcatctttaattttttgcCTG ATGCAAGAAGTGTAACTCATTACCAGAGGGAGAAGATCACAGAATTTGATGAAGTTAACCATGAAATTGGGCTGCAAGTGATTGAAGGGGGTTATCTGAATCAAGGTTTAACATACTACAAGACTACTTTTCAACTTTCTTCAATAGAAGATCATCGGACTTTGGTCAACGTGAAAATCTCCTATGACCATGAATCATCATCAGAGGTAGAAGAAAGTGTCAAGACATCGAAGACATCGCAGTCCACTTTATTCTTTCTTAAGAGCCTAGAAAAATATCTGTTGAATGAGGCTTGA